A single genomic interval of Agromyces cerinus harbors:
- a CDS encoding CoA-binding protein has translation MLKSQRTWTGPDAKQRLKILNAAKSVAIVGASPKPQRSSFFVGTYLQQSSDYRLYFVNPMETEILGQPAYASLADLPEVPDIVVVFRRGSDIPQVVDEVLASGAKTIWVQLGIWNQEAAYYGEEQGLTVVMDRCIKVEHARFHGGLHLLGFDTGQITARKTVR, from the coding sequence CTGCTGAAGTCGCAGCGGACCTGGACCGGGCCCGATGCGAAGCAGCGGCTCAAGATCCTGAACGCGGCGAAGTCGGTCGCGATCGTCGGCGCCTCGCCGAAGCCGCAGCGCTCGAGCTTCTTCGTCGGCACGTACCTGCAGCAGTCGAGCGACTACCGGCTGTACTTCGTGAACCCCATGGAGACCGAGATCCTCGGCCAGCCCGCCTACGCGAGCCTCGCCGACCTGCCCGAGGTGCCCGACATCGTCGTGGTGTTCCGCCGCGGCTCCGACATCCCGCAGGTCGTCGACGAGGTGCTCGCCTCGGGCGCGAAGACCATCTGGGTGCAGCTCGGCATCTGGAACCAGGAGGCCGCCTATTACGGCGAAGAGCAGGGGCTCACCGTCGTCATGGACCGTTGCATCAAGGTCGAGCACGCCCGCTTCCACGGCGGCCTGCACCTGCTCGGCTTCGACACCGGCCAGATCACGGCGCGCAAGACCGTTCGCTGA
- a CDS encoding ABC transporter permease produces MTAVGPALRAGVGRGLIELRQAFTGMELVGQLLWPVATLVAVTFLRDVAIGGSGATLGTMILPGALGMFVALGMLLVVQQLAADREDGTLLRAKATPNGIRAYLVGKLVQISATILAYLAIVLIPGVFLVEGLEIADPSSWITFAWVLALGLVATQAIGVLLGSMIATPRGAGYLSLPILGLIAISGIFAPITGLPEWLQWIAQVFPIYWLGLGMRASFLPDGAVVVEIGESWRQLETAAVLGAWAIVGLVLAPMVLRRMTRRESGSRVAERREQALRRVG; encoded by the coding sequence ATGACCGCCGTCGGCCCCGCGCTCCGCGCCGGCGTCGGGCGCGGTCTCATCGAACTGCGGCAGGCGTTCACCGGCATGGAACTCGTGGGCCAGTTGCTCTGGCCGGTGGCCACGCTGGTGGCGGTGACCTTCCTCCGCGATGTCGCCATCGGCGGCTCCGGCGCCACGCTCGGCACGATGATCCTGCCGGGTGCGCTCGGCATGTTCGTCGCCTTGGGCATGCTGCTCGTCGTGCAACAGCTCGCCGCTGACCGCGAAGACGGCACGCTCCTGCGCGCCAAGGCGACGCCCAACGGCATCCGCGCCTATCTCGTGGGCAAGCTCGTGCAGATCTCGGCGACGATCCTCGCGTACCTCGCCATCGTCCTGATCCCCGGTGTCTTCCTCGTCGAGGGCCTCGAGATCGCCGATCCGAGCTCGTGGATCACCTTCGCGTGGGTGCTGGCGCTCGGTCTCGTCGCGACCCAGGCCATCGGGGTGCTCCTCGGATCCATGATCGCGACGCCGCGCGGCGCCGGGTACCTCTCGCTCCCGATCCTCGGGCTGATCGCGATCTCGGGCATCTTCGCCCCGATCACCGGCCTGCCCGAGTGGTTGCAGTGGATCGCGCAGGTGTTCCCGATCTACTGGCTCGGTCTCGGCATGCGCGCGTCGTTCCTGCCCGACGGCGCGGTGGTCGTCGAGATCGGCGAATCGTGGCGGCAGCTCGAGACCGCGGCCGTGCTCGGCGCCTGGGCGATCGTCGGGCTCGTGCTCGCGCCGATGGTGCTGCGGCGCATGACACGTCGGGAGTCGGGATCGCGCGTGGCCGAGCGCCGCGAGCAGGCGCTGCGGCGGGTCGGCTAG
- a CDS encoding ABC transporter ATP-binding protein, which produces MADEGTTVNIDELAIEVEGLRLRYGATDVLHDVSFRVHRGEVLALLGPNGAGKTSTIEILEGFRMRSAGRVDVLGTDPARGTEQWRARMGIVLQSWRDHPKWRVRELLAFQGSLYEPYSTESIRRPWEVDDLLAAVGLSEQADRPIKVLSGGQRRRLDVAIGLVGRPELVFLDEPTTGLDPKARRDFHELVRRIRDEYETTVLITTHDLDEAEKLADRIVVLAAGRIVADGTSAQLTRQIAGHDEVRWVAGGEHLVRHVSDSTAFARELFARDGAEIRELEIRRASLEDAYLALVRNAESAAVEPVSAEPVAPVPEANGASR; this is translated from the coding sequence ATGGCAGACGAGGGGACGACGGTGAACATCGATGAGCTCGCGATCGAGGTCGAAGGACTCCGACTGCGGTACGGCGCGACCGACGTGCTGCACGACGTGTCGTTCCGGGTGCACCGAGGCGAGGTGCTGGCCCTGCTCGGCCCGAACGGAGCGGGCAAGACGTCGACGATCGAGATCCTCGAGGGGTTCCGCATGCGATCCGCCGGTCGCGTCGACGTGCTGGGAACCGACCCTGCGCGAGGCACCGAGCAGTGGCGTGCCCGCATGGGCATCGTGCTGCAGTCGTGGCGCGACCACCCGAAGTGGCGCGTGCGCGAACTCCTCGCGTTCCAGGGCTCGCTCTACGAGCCCTATTCGACGGAGTCGATCCGCCGGCCGTGGGAGGTCGACGACCTCCTCGCCGCCGTCGGCCTGTCCGAGCAGGCCGATCGGCCGATCAAGGTGCTCTCGGGCGGCCAGCGCCGCCGGCTCGACGTCGCGATCGGTCTCGTGGGGCGACCGGAGCTGGTCTTCCTCGACGAACCGACGACGGGCCTCGACCCGAAGGCGCGACGCGACTTCCACGAGCTGGTGCGGCGCATCCGCGACGAGTACGAGACCACGGTGCTCATCACGACGCACGACCTCGACGAGGCGGAGAAGCTCGCCGACCGGATCGTCGTCCTCGCGGCCGGGCGCATCGTCGCCGACGGCACGTCCGCACAGCTGACACGGCAGATCGCCGGGCACGACGAGGTCCGCTGGGTGGCGGGAGGCGAGCACCTCGTGCGACATGTTTCCGACTCGACCGCGTTCGCGCGCGAGCTGTTCGCTCGCGACGGGGCGGAGATCCGCGAGCTCGAGATCCGCCGGGCATCGCTCGAAGACGCCTATCTGGCGCTCGTGCGGAACGCCGAATCGGCCGCGGTCGAGCCGGTCTCGGCAGAACCGGTCGCCCCCGTGCCGGAAGCGAATGGGGCATCGCGATGA
- a CDS encoding Clp protease N-terminal domain-containing protein: MPDRLDDDALDPTLKQVIINAIDEAIDRGASSVEAEHLLLAISAGHDFAGRTLAEFGLDHDGVDAALRGERERSLRAAGIEPVAEERLVATRKSRPTWGATVREALRRADFKTHRKRGRAERERLAVADALVGILRADLGTVPRALAYAGVDRAALIAALGRA, translated from the coding sequence ATGCCTGACCGTCTGGACGACGACGCACTCGATCCGACGCTGAAGCAGGTCATCATCAACGCCATCGACGAGGCGATCGACCGCGGCGCGTCGAGCGTCGAGGCCGAGCACCTGCTGCTCGCGATCTCGGCCGGCCACGACTTCGCCGGTCGCACGCTCGCCGAGTTCGGTCTCGACCACGACGGCGTGGACGCCGCGCTCCGCGGTGAACGCGAACGGTCGTTGCGTGCAGCCGGCATCGAGCCCGTCGCCGAGGAGCGACTCGTGGCGACGCGGAAGTCGCGACCGACCTGGGGAGCCACGGTGCGCGAAGCGCTGCGACGCGCTGACTTCAAGACCCACCGGAAACGTGGCCGCGCGGAGCGTGAACGACTCGCCGTCGCCGACGCGCTCGTCGGCATCCTGCGCGCCGATCTCGGCACCGTTCCCCGTGCACTCGCCTACGCCGGCGTCGATCGAGCGGCGCTCATCGCCGCCCTCGGTCGAGCCTGA
- a CDS encoding alpha/beta hydrolase translates to MSTTASHRPERSSWGRRAVRVLLAVLVVLTLVVVGFLVWAKTVMQGERPASLEAWTDERVSIESFDDSIVMTPVDDASDRGLVFIPGAKVDPYAYMAKLVDAVAETGTTVVITKPILNLAFFDQRPLETFTRHAPEASEWYVGGHSLGGVRACMMAADEEVAGVVFFGSYCANDLSGSGLAVLSISGSDDGLSTPDKIEGAAHLLPADATFVEIAGANHGSFGDYGVQPGDGVATASDREVRDEITRALAEFWGE, encoded by the coding sequence ATGTCGACGACTGCATCGCACCGGCCCGAACGCTCATCATGGGGCAGGCGCGCGGTTCGCGTGCTGCTCGCGGTGCTCGTCGTGCTGACCCTCGTCGTCGTCGGGTTCCTGGTCTGGGCGAAGACCGTGATGCAGGGCGAGCGACCGGCCTCGCTCGAGGCATGGACCGATGAGCGCGTGAGCATCGAATCGTTCGACGACTCGATCGTCATGACGCCGGTCGACGACGCATCCGATCGCGGGCTCGTCTTCATTCCCGGCGCCAAGGTCGATCCCTATGCGTACATGGCCAAACTCGTCGACGCGGTGGCTGAGACCGGCACGACGGTGGTCATCACCAAGCCGATCCTGAACCTCGCGTTCTTCGACCAGCGGCCGCTCGAGACGTTCACCCGCCACGCGCCCGAGGCGTCCGAGTGGTACGTGGGCGGCCACTCGCTCGGTGGAGTGCGCGCGTGCATGATGGCGGCCGACGAGGAGGTCGCCGGCGTCGTGTTCTTCGGCTCGTACTGTGCGAACGACCTGAGCGGATCCGGACTCGCCGTGCTCAGCATCTCCGGCAGCGACGACGGGCTCAGCACTCCCGACAAGATCGAGGGCGCGGCGCACCTGCTGCCCGCCGACGCGACCTTCGTCGAGATCGCCGGCGCCAATCACGGGAGCTTCGGCGACTACGGAGTGCAGCCCGGCGACGGCGTGGCGACGGCCTCCGACCGCGAGGTGCGCGACGAGATCACGCGTGCGCTCGCGGAATTCTGGGGCGAGTAG
- a CDS encoding GNAT family N-acetyltransferase, giving the protein MHDSADFEFSADPARIDLDRVHTWLADESYWAAGRSRAALETAVAASRNYGIYDGASGAQLAYARVITDGVTFAWLCDVFVDSEARGRGIGVALIEQVMATLEPLGLRRIGLTTADAHGLYERFGFRPLDQPEQWMARTTPIAAR; this is encoded by the coding sequence ATGCACGACTCCGCCGACTTCGAATTCTCCGCCGACCCCGCACGAATCGACCTCGATCGGGTGCACACCTGGCTCGCCGACGAGTCGTACTGGGCTGCGGGCCGCTCGCGTGCGGCACTCGAGACGGCGGTCGCGGCTTCGCGCAACTACGGCATCTACGACGGTGCGAGCGGCGCGCAGCTCGCCTACGCGCGCGTCATCACCGACGGCGTCACCTTCGCCTGGCTGTGCGACGTGTTCGTCGACAGCGAGGCCCGCGGTCGAGGCATCGGCGTGGCGCTCATCGAGCAGGTCATGGCGACGCTCGAACCGCTCGGGCTCCGACGCATCGGCTTGACGACCGCCGACGCGCACGGCCTCTACGAACGGTTCGGGTTCCGTCCGCTCGACCAGCCCGAGCAGTGGATGGCGCGCACGACACCGATCGCCGCGCGCTGA
- a CDS encoding GNAT family N-acetyltransferase, which produces MQHLTPPFVIRPIGDAETTIEPALIARAFEAGPYGHLPVSEERRALQRDVAGRAASGAVLVAVADGGDESGDGAQLLGTASVLRAGTPYSRVAVGEEAEVRLVAVDPAAQGAGMGEALMRASIETALGWGADALLLDTGERNLRAQALYARLGFDRQPDRDEHFGDVLAFAYRFALQDRADIRVRLMRPDEVEAVTELVESAYASDFELNDAYRADIVAVAERARDHQVWVATDAATGALLGTASTPVAGAAISPLARDGELDFRFLGVAADARRRGVGEVLVAHVIRLARIRGLERVVLNTGPDMLAAQRLYDRLGFQRMHEREFTFERPDGTSFLMIAYGRDLEASAA; this is translated from the coding sequence ATGCAGCACCTCACTCCTCCCTTCGTCATCCGCCCGATCGGCGACGCCGAAACCACGATCGAACCCGCCCTCATCGCTCGGGCCTTCGAGGCGGGTCCGTACGGGCACCTGCCGGTGAGCGAGGAGCGACGTGCGCTTCAACGAGACGTGGCGGGGCGCGCGGCATCCGGTGCCGTGCTCGTGGCCGTCGCCGACGGCGGCGACGAAAGCGGCGACGGCGCGCAACTGCTCGGCACGGCGAGCGTGCTGCGTGCGGGCACGCCGTACTCGCGGGTGGCAGTCGGCGAGGAGGCCGAGGTGCGGCTCGTCGCCGTCGACCCCGCAGCGCAGGGCGCCGGCATGGGCGAGGCCCTCATGAGGGCGAGCATCGAGACCGCCCTGGGCTGGGGTGCCGATGCGTTGCTGCTCGACACCGGTGAGCGCAACCTCCGCGCGCAGGCCCTCTACGCGCGGCTCGGCTTCGACCGGCAGCCCGATCGCGACGAGCATTTCGGCGACGTCCTGGCGTTCGCCTACCGCTTCGCCCTGCAGGACCGGGCCGACATCCGCGTACGACTCATGCGTCCCGACGAGGTCGAGGCGGTCACCGAGCTCGTCGAATCGGCGTACGCGAGCGACTTCGAATTGAATGACGCGTATCGCGCCGACATCGTCGCGGTGGCCGAGCGCGCGCGCGACCACCAGGTCTGGGTGGCGACGGATGCCGCGACCGGCGCGCTGCTCGGCACGGCATCCACCCCCGTGGCGGGCGCGGCGATCTCGCCGCTCGCGCGAGACGGCGAGCTCGACTTCCGCTTCCTCGGCGTCGCCGCCGACGCCCGTCGCCGCGGTGTCGGCGAGGTGCTCGTGGCGCACGTGATCCGGCTCGCGCGAATCCGCGGCCTCGAGCGAGTCGTGCTGAACACCGGGCCCGACATGCTCGCGGCGCAGCGGCTCTACGACCGTCTCGGATTCCAGCGGATGCACGAGCGCGAGTTCACGTTCGAGCGCCCCGACGGCACGAGCTTCCTCATGATCGCCTACGGGCGCGACCTCGAGGCATCCGCCGCCTGA
- a CDS encoding L-serine ammonia-lyase: MTAFVSALDLFSIGIGPSSSHTVGPMRAARAFAERLAGDGVLDRVTRITCSLYGSLGATGLGHGTPDAVIAGLAGLEPHDCDPDAVRGAWSALGDDGAEVRIAGTHPIRMLRSDVALVPRTRLPGHPNAMTLQAWGDDPLPLAEDTYYSVGGGFIRREGETASEAEALRHPLPYSTADELLALCEEHGVSFCDVARFNEVAVHGEQGIDDGLDAIWAAMAECVANGLSADGTLPGGLRVRRRASQVRQRLEEYDRDEHLRDTSTEWLQAFALAVNEENASGGRVVTAPTNGAAGIIPAVGHYYLKFVPGADAAGIRRYLLTAAAIASLVKKNASISGAEGGCQAEVGSACAMAAGALCAVLGGTPRQIENAAEIAMEHHLGLTCDPVGGLVQVPCIERNAIASSTAVSAARLSLHGDGTHVVSLDTVIETMRQTGIDMMTKYKETSEGGLAVNVIEC; encoded by the coding sequence GTGACAGCGTTCGTCTCAGCCCTCGATCTCTTCTCGATCGGGATCGGCCCCTCGAGTTCCCACACCGTCGGCCCGATGCGCGCCGCACGGGCCTTCGCCGAGCGACTCGCGGGCGACGGCGTGCTCGACCGGGTCACCCGCATCACGTGTTCGCTCTACGGCTCGCTCGGCGCCACCGGCCTCGGTCACGGCACCCCCGATGCGGTCATCGCCGGCTTGGCCGGCCTCGAACCGCACGACTGCGACCCCGACGCGGTGCGCGGCGCCTGGTCGGCGCTCGGCGACGACGGCGCCGAGGTGCGCATCGCCGGCACGCACCCGATCCGGATGCTCCGCAGCGACGTCGCGCTCGTCCCCCGCACCCGCCTGCCCGGCCATCCCAACGCGATGACGCTGCAGGCATGGGGCGACGACCCGCTGCCGCTCGCCGAAGACACCTACTACTCGGTCGGCGGCGGGTTCATCCGCCGCGAGGGCGAGACCGCCTCCGAGGCCGAGGCGCTGCGGCATCCGCTGCCCTACTCGACCGCCGACGAGCTGCTCGCGCTCTGCGAGGAGCACGGCGTCTCGTTCTGCGACGTGGCCCGCTTCAACGAGGTCGCCGTCCACGGCGAGCAGGGTATCGACGACGGCCTCGACGCGATCTGGGCGGCGATGGCCGAGTGCGTCGCGAACGGCCTGTCGGCAGACGGCACGCTGCCCGGCGGCCTCCGCGTGAGGCGGCGCGCATCGCAGGTGCGGCAGCGTCTCGAGGAGTACGACCGCGACGAGCACCTGCGCGACACCTCGACCGAGTGGCTGCAGGCGTTCGCGCTCGCGGTCAACGAGGAGAACGCCTCAGGCGGTCGGGTGGTCACCGCCCCGACGAACGGCGCGGCGGGCATCATCCCGGCGGTCGGTCACTACTACCTGAAGTTCGTCCCGGGCGCGGATGCCGCCGGCATCCGCCGCTACCTGCTGACCGCGGCGGCGATCGCCTCCCTCGTCAAGAAGAACGCGTCGATCTCGGGCGCTGAGGGAGGCTGCCAGGCCGAGGTCGGCTCCGCGTGTGCGATGGCCGCCGGCGCGCTGTGCGCCGTGCTCGGCGGCACTCCTCGGCAGATCGAGAACGCCGCCGAGATCGCGATGGAGCACCACCTCGGCCTCACCTGCGACCCCGTGGGCGGCCTCGTGCAGGTGCCCTGCATCGAACGGAACGCGATCGCCTCGTCGACCGCCGTCTCCGCCGCGCGGCTCTCGCTGCACGGCGACGGCACCCATGTGGTCTCCCTCGACACCGTCATCGAGACCATGCGGCAGACGGGCATCGACATGATGACGAAGTACAAGGAGACGAGCGAAGGCGGCCTCGCGGTCAACGTCATCGAGTGCTGA
- a CDS encoding rhodanese-like domain-containing protein, translated as MTETITAATPAAPTASALFAHVATSDAAIAHFRDRLEFESDVSDVAAALAGGDPGFVLVDTRNDASWAQGHVPGAVHLPGRRIAADAAELIPAGTPIVVYCWGPGCNGATRAALEFALLGHPVKEMLGGFEYWVREGFAYDSVDGPAQLDADPLTNIAEAGLGGRAVVDGAISCAC; from the coding sequence ATGACCGAGACGATCACGGCCGCAACGCCCGCCGCACCGACCGCATCCGCCCTCTTCGCCCACGTCGCCACGAGCGACGCGGCGATCGCGCACTTCCGTGATCGCCTCGAGTTCGAATCCGACGTCTCGGATGTCGCCGCCGCGCTCGCCGGCGGCGACCCAGGCTTCGTGCTCGTCGACACGCGCAACGATGCCTCCTGGGCTCAGGGTCACGTGCCCGGCGCCGTGCACCTGCCCGGGCGCCGCATCGCGGCCGACGCGGCCGAGCTGATCCCCGCGGGCACGCCGATCGTCGTCTACTGCTGGGGTCCGGGCTGCAACGGGGCGACGCGTGCTGCGCTCGAGTTCGCGCTGCTCGGCCACCCCGTCAAGGAGATGCTCGGCGGATTCGAGTACTGGGTGCGCGAGGGCTTCGCCTACGACTCCGTCGACGGGCCGGCGCAGCTCGACGCCGACCCGCTCACGAACATCGCCGAGGCGGGGCTCGGCGGGCGCGCCGTCGTCGACGGCGCCATCAGCTGCGCCTGCTGA
- a CDS encoding M18 family aminopeptidase, whose translation MPASRTDAYIADFAEFVRASPSSYHAAAEVARRLEAAGFDRLDERDEWPAGGGRHVVVRDGAVIAWVAPASAEAATPFRVLGAHTDSPSFKLKPRPTTSSEGLLQAGVEVYGGPLLNSWLDRELELAGRVVTDDGATHLVRSGPMLRIPQLAIHLDREVNKGLALDKQRHMQPIWGAGAEGDIMGVLAASAGVAADRVVGHDVLVADTQPPARFGLDDALFASGRMDNLSSVYAGLVALLAAPSDAAHVSVLAAFDHEELGSESRSGASGPFLDDVLVRIGAGLGAGDIERRRAYAASWIVSSDAGHAVHPNYPDRHDPANRPVLGGGPLLKLNANQRYASDAEGTGFWASVCRQAGVATQPFVSNNSIPCGTTIGPLSATRLGIRTVDVGVPLLSMHSSRELAHVDDLVALGAAVTAFFAG comes from the coding sequence ATGCCCGCATCACGCACCGACGCCTACATCGCCGACTTCGCCGAGTTCGTCCGCGCCTCGCCGTCGTCGTACCACGCCGCAGCCGAGGTTGCCCGGCGACTCGAGGCGGCCGGCTTCGACCGACTCGACGAGCGCGACGAGTGGCCGGCCGGCGGCGGCCGCCACGTGGTCGTGCGCGACGGCGCCGTCATCGCCTGGGTGGCACCGGCATCCGCCGAGGCCGCGACGCCGTTCCGGGTGCTCGGCGCCCACACCGATTCGCCCTCGTTCAAGCTGAAGCCGCGCCCGACGACCAGCTCGGAAGGCCTGCTGCAGGCGGGCGTCGAGGTGTACGGGGGGCCGCTCCTGAACTCCTGGCTCGACCGCGAACTCGAGCTCGCAGGGCGCGTCGTCACCGACGACGGCGCCACGCACCTCGTGCGCAGCGGGCCGATGCTGCGCATCCCGCAGCTCGCGATCCACCTCGACCGCGAGGTCAACAAGGGGCTCGCCCTCGACAAGCAGCGGCACATGCAGCCCATCTGGGGCGCCGGCGCCGAGGGCGACATCATGGGCGTGCTCGCGGCCTCCGCCGGTGTGGCGGCCGATCGGGTCGTCGGCCACGACGTGCTCGTCGCCGACACCCAGCCGCCCGCCCGGTTCGGCCTCGACGACGCGCTGTTCGCGTCGGGCCGCATGGACAACCTGAGCTCCGTCTACGCTGGACTCGTCGCCCTGCTCGCCGCTCCGAGCGATGCCGCGCACGTCAGCGTGCTCGCCGCGTTCGACCACGAGGAGCTCGGTTCCGAGTCGCGTTCGGGGGCGAGCGGCCCATTCCTCGACGACGTGCTCGTGCGCATCGGCGCCGGGCTCGGGGCCGGCGACATCGAGCGGCGGCGGGCCTACGCGGCATCCTGGATCGTCTCCTCCGACGCGGGCCATGCCGTGCACCCGAACTACCCCGACCGGCACGACCCGGCGAATCGCCCGGTGCTCGGCGGCGGCCCGCTGCTGAAGCTGAACGCGAACCAGCGCTACGCGAGCGACGCCGAGGGCACCGGCTTCTGGGCATCGGTCTGCCGGCAGGCGGGCGTCGCGACGCAGCCGTTCGTCTCGAACAACTCGATTCCCTGCGGCACGACCATCGGCCCGCTCTCGGCGACCCGACTCGGCATCCGCACGGTCGACGTCGGCGTGCCGCTGCTCTCGATGCACTCGTCGCGCGAGCTCGCACACGTCGACGACCTCGTCGCCCTCGGCGCCGCGGTGACCGCCTTCTTCGCGGGCTGA
- a CDS encoding DnaJ domain-containing protein: MPDSPLSASPYEVLGVASDADDATLRLAYRRALRSAHPDTGGDVVRFHAVQLAWELVGTPDARALFDRGARGGAPVPSREAWAPAAPKPRRDSRPLARTYGHPGGLSRERYLGLIREWAGRGVTVADPYDPALVRSAPRDIRHVLADALAEEASARALSTLGIAYTVWHDVATDAAGHGLPPKLDHLVLGPTGLFAIQSEDWGGPVAMKRGELVGAALDGERPMRALAARAKAIGRAAKVKPTALVIVVPDEHAEESLELGGTNRGAVVALVRRSRLSSAVREGLPGSAHLGGTEVMEVRSRLQAVVRFA; the protein is encoded by the coding sequence ATGCCCGACAGTCCGCTCTCCGCCTCACCGTACGAGGTGCTCGGTGTCGCGTCCGATGCCGACGACGCGACGCTGCGGCTCGCCTATCGTCGTGCGCTCCGGAGCGCCCACCCCGACACGGGCGGCGATGTCGTGCGCTTCCATGCCGTGCAACTGGCCTGGGAGCTCGTCGGCACTCCCGACGCGAGGGCGCTCTTCGATCGCGGTGCCCGCGGCGGCGCCCCCGTTCCGAGCCGCGAGGCGTGGGCCCCGGCCGCACCGAAGCCGCGCCGCGACTCGCGTCCGCTCGCACGAACCTACGGCCACCCCGGCGGGCTGTCGCGCGAGCGCTACCTCGGCCTGATCCGGGAATGGGCAGGCCGCGGCGTGACCGTCGCCGACCCCTACGACCCCGCGCTCGTGCGGAGCGCGCCCCGCGACATCCGCCACGTGCTCGCCGACGCCCTCGCCGAGGAGGCGAGCGCCCGCGCGCTCTCGACGCTCGGCATCGCCTACACGGTCTGGCACGACGTCGCGACGGATGCCGCCGGCCACGGCCTGCCGCCGAAACTCGATCACCTCGTGCTCGGCCCCACGGGGCTCTTCGCGATCCAGTCCGAGGACTGGGGTGGACCGGTTGCCATGAAGCGCGGCGAACTCGTCGGTGCGGCGCTCGACGGCGAACGCCCGATGCGCGCGCTCGCCGCCCGTGCGAAGGCCATCGGGCGGGCCGCCAAGGTGAAGCCGACCGCCCTCGTCATCGTCGTGCCCGACGAGCACGCCGAGGAGTCCCTCGAACTCGGCGGCACGAATCGCGGTGCCGTGGTCGCGCTCGTACGCCGCTCGCGCCTCTCGAGCGCGGTGCGCGAGGGCCTGCCGGGATCGGCCCACCTCGGCGGCACCGAGGTCATGGAGGTGCGTTCGCGCCTGCAGGCCGTCGTGCGCTTCGCCTGA
- a CDS encoding DUF1761 domain-containing protein, translated as MLIDVNYWAVIVATLSTMLVGSIWYTPKVFGNYWMRVAKVDDSGDRGAVGPILTTLIVSFISAWVLAIATQVAWQALGGNYLLMAITTGLMLWAGFTAARFITHDVFEGRPPGLTILNIGHEFVTVVVMALIIGVWPPAGTV; from the coding sequence ATGCTGATCGACGTGAATTATTGGGCCGTGATCGTCGCGACGCTGTCGACGATGCTCGTGGGATCGATCTGGTACACGCCGAAGGTCTTCGGCAACTACTGGATGCGGGTCGCGAAGGTCGATGACTCCGGCGACCGCGGAGCGGTCGGGCCGATCCTCACGACGCTCATCGTGAGCTTCATCTCGGCATGGGTGCTCGCGATCGCGACCCAGGTCGCGTGGCAGGCGCTCGGCGGCAACTACCTGCTGATGGCGATCACGACGGGCCTCATGCTCTGGGCGGGGTTCACCGCCGCGCGCTTCATCACGCACGACGTGTTCGAGGGGCGACCGCCCGGCCTCACGATCCTGAACATCGGGCACGAGTTCGTGACCGTGGTCGTGATGGCGCTCATCATCGGCGTCTGGCCGCCCGCCGGCACCGTCTGA